A region of Astyanax mexicanus isolate ESR-SI-001 chromosome 23, AstMex3_surface, whole genome shotgun sequence DNA encodes the following proteins:
- the pgap4 gene encoding transmembrane protein 246: MGGTGGAVIQPRSCCSIQKPRWRNVVLQHVRWSSPVARAAALCLLTFGVLLPLCCHRCLYSYYFLRSMYLNWMSDVALQESLEQGQQALSYWQSLATAKSLKAPGAAVVKEPELLVTVVTARRTDGRDFHYLLQVMQRLELLLHMCSSSKPCAQVLVCDVESGPTPNEDAVLLEKRFWVVRRNLEEKQKISGYLNMFEKEKRDYVYCLQKGWELLKPKNMVVLEDDALPTMDFFPVIQNLLARRFALNSLYVKLYHPERLQRYWNPEPYRILEWVGLGFVGATTFLLLGVALCGPWAPPLSRPVLLFLVLYVMAVAELGGRHYLLELRRFSPQLYSISPATECCTPAMLFPGNASTRVAALLDRAQCVKGYAKDMALYQIARNTPGERAHSLEPNLITHIGAFSSVRANPIHPQLL, translated from the coding sequence ATGGGGGGGACAGGGGGTGCAGTAATCCAGCCTCGCTCCTGCTGCTCCATACAGAAGCCTCGATGGAGGAATGTGGTGCTGCAACATGTGCGGTGGTCGAGTCCGGTGGCTCGGGCTGCGGCTCTGTGTTTGCTGACATTTGGGGTGCTTCTTCCGCTGTGCTGCCATCGCTGCCTCTACTCCTACTACTTCCTGCGCTCGATGTACCTGAACTGGATGAGCGACGTGGCACTGCAGGAGAGCCTTGAGCAAGGACAGCAGGCGCTGAGCTACTGGCAGAGCCTAGCAACTGCTAAATCTCTGAAGGCTCCTGGAGCAGCGGTTGTTAAGGAACCAGAGCTCTTGGTGACTGTGGTGACTGCCCGCAGGACTGACGGCAGAGACTTCCATTACCTGCTCCAGGTGATGCAGCGTCTGGAGCTCCTGCTCCACATGTGCAGCAGTTCCAAGCCGTGTGCTCAGGTTCTGGTGTGTGATGTTGAAAGCGGTCCAACTCCGAATGAGGACGCCGTGCTTCTAGAAAAGCGGTTCTGGGTGGTCCGGCGTAATCTGGAAGAGAAGCAGAAGATATCTGGATACCTAAACATGTTTGAGAAGGAAAAGAGGGATTATGTGTACTGCCTTCAGAAAGGCTGGGAGTTACTGAAACCCAAGAACATGGTGGTGCTGGAAGATGATGCCCTGCCCACAATGGACTTTTTCCCTGTTATTCAGAACCTCCTGGCCCGCCGCTTTGCGCTAAACTCCCTGTATGTAAAGCTGTACCACCCTGAGCGTCTGCAGCGCTACTGGAACCCGGAGCCATACCGAATCCTGGAGTGGGTGGGGCTTGGTTTTGTGGGGGCCACAACATTTCTGCTGTTGGGTGTGGCTCTGTGCGGCCCCTGGGCTCCACCTCTCTCTCGCCCAGTCCTGCTGTTCCTGGTATTATATGTAATGGCTGTGGCTGAGCTCGGGGGCCGCCACTACCTATTGGAGCTCCGGCGCTTTTCCCCGCAACTTTATTCCATTTCCCCTGCGACAGAATGCTGCACCCCAGCTATGCTCTTTCCTGGCAATGCATCCACACGCGTCGCTGCCTTGCTGGACAGAGCCCAGTGCGTCAAGGGCTATGCCAAAGACATGGCGCTGTACCAGATTGCCAGGAACACCCCaggagagagagcacacagtctGGAGCCGAACCTCATCACACACATTGGAGCGTTTTCTTCCGTCAGGGCTAACCCAATCCATCCACAACTGCTCTGA